In Streptococcus pneumoniae, the sequence AGGAGACCATAGGCATTAGGCCCTTCAAATGATAAAGTTACCGACTTAATACCAGCCTCATCACCTGCTTGGTAATCCAACACTTCCACTTTAAAGCCTTTAGCATTACCATAACGAGTATACATACGAAGCAACATATCACCCCAGTCCTGCGCCTCAGTACCACCAGAACCTGGATGGATTTCCAAGATGGCATTGTTGTGGTCATAAGGTTCTGACAATAGTAGAGTCATCTCGTAGCTGGTCATTATCTTATCAAGTTCGGCTAACTGCGCTACCAGTTCATCATGCACTGACTCGTCTTCAGCCAAAAAATCCAATAAAATTTCGACTTCATCCTGCAACTCTTCCATCTTATGGAAGGTATTGTAAGTGTTTTTTAATTCATTCAATTCTTGCGACGTTTTTTGGGCCGCAATATTATCGTTCCAAAAATCAGGTTCTGTCATCTTGTTTTCCAAGATGGCAATCTCTTCCTCTAGCCCTTCGAGGTCAAAGAGACCCCCTGAAAGAAGCTAATTTTTCACGATTTGCGTCAATTTTCTGACGAATTACTGAAATGTCCATAAATACTCCTTTTTTACATTATTTCATTATAGCATATTTTATCATTTCTTTCCATCTTTTGCTCTAATCCCCTTTTCATGAAAAAAGAAGCCTTTGGGCTTCCCTTCTTACAAGACTTTTGCTGAAGTGCGAGCGATTTCTTCCACTTGAATACCATTTGCTTCAAATTTTTCTTTCAAGGCTGGTAAATCAATTGATCCATCGATTTGCACTTCGATAATCACCTTACCATCCTTACGCGGAATATTGACTGTATGGGAGATATTCAAATTTTCTTCTACAATCAAAGAAACAATTTTTCCAAGAACACCAACTTCATCTTCTGTAACAAAGCGTACACGAATCCCTTCTTCGCCATAACCTGCAATTTCAAGAAAGGCTTGGAAAACGTCACGGTCAGTAATAACTCCGTATACTTGATGGTTATCTACGACAGGGAGAATACTAATCTTATTTTTCAACATCAGATAAGTTGCATCTTCTAGACTAGCATAGCCTGAGACAGTGACAACATCGCGAATCATGACATCTTTTACTTTTGTCTTATTCAGAAGATAATTCATCTCATAGATAGAAAGACTTGTTGCTTTAGATGGACTTGCTTGTGCAATGGTTCCCTCAGTCACCAAACCAACTAATTGATCATTTTCGATAACAGGCAGACGGTGCAAACCTTGCTCTCTCATCAAATCTGCTGCATGAGATACTGTTGTATCTGGACTAATATAAACTACCTTGCGGGTCATAAAATCTTTAACTGCCATGAGACTTCTCCTTTTCTATTCTTATCCCTATTATACAATCTTTTTGTAAATCTATCAAACGCTTACATTTCTTTTTCGAAATTCAGAAAAGTATGAATAAGCTAGCAAAAAGAGCTCTGAAATAGAGCTCTGTGAATGAAGGTAAGAAATTTTTCATTCGATTTTTTCAATTATTAGAAATTAAGCTTTCAATGTAGATGCATATTTGTTTGCAATCTCAATCTACCGACTAAAAAGGTCCCCCGGACTATATTGATGATTACTTCGTAATCTTCATCTGCCGACTAAAACAATCCACTGGATTGTTTTAGCCACCTAGATATGCTTTTCTGACTTCTTCTGATGAAGCGAGTTCTTTTCCTGTCCCTGATAGGACGATTTTTCCTGTTTCCAATACATATCCTCGGTCAGAGATTGCGAGTGCTTTATTGGCATTTTGTTCAATCAAGAGGACGGTTGTTCCTTGCTTCTGAATATCTTGAATGATATCAAAAATCTCTTGGATGAAGATTGGGGCAAGTCCCATTGATGGTTCATCTAAAAGAAGAAGTTTTGGTGTTGACATAAGAGCGCGTCCCATGGCAAGCATTTGTTGTTCCCCTCCTGAAAGAGTAGCTGCATCTTGGTTCTTACGTTCTTCAAGACGAGGAAAGCGTGAGAAAACCTTCTTCAAGTTTGCTTGATTTTCTTCACGATTTTTCTTTAAGAAAGCTCCCATTTCAAGATTTTCCATAACAGTCAAGCCAGGAAAGACGTGGCGTCCTTCTGGAACTTGTGAAAGACCACCTGCCACGATTTTCTGAGCTGGCATTTTTTGGATTTCTTGACCTAAAAATTCAATCTTTCCTGAACTTGGTCGAACCAAACCTGACAAGGTGCGAAGAATAGTTGTCTTACCTGCACCGTTGGCACCGATAAGGGAAACAACTTCTCCTTCATTAACTTCAAAGCTTACATCACGGACTGCTTGGATCATACCGTAATGCACAGAAAGATTTTCAACTTTTAACATAGACATTAGGCTTCACCTCCTAGATAAGCTTCGATAACGCGTTTATTGGTCTTAATTTCGTCTGGAGTTCCTTGAGCAATTAAACGGCCATATTCAAGTACGTAGATACGTTCTGTTACTTCCATGACCAGATTCATATCGTGTTCAATCAACATGATTGTAATCTTAAATTCATCTTTGATACGACGAATTAACTCAGTCAATTCGGCTGTTTCCTGTGGGTTCATACCTGCTGCTGGTTCATCTAAGAAGAGAATTTTAGGTTCCGTAGCAAGGGCACGAACAATTTCCAAACGACGTTGTTGTCCGTAGGAAAGATTTTTAGCAAGAGTCTCTGCATCACCATCTAAATCAAAGATTTTCAACAATTCCAAAGCTTTAGCCTTTAATTCTTTTTCACTCTTGTAAAAAGCTGGTAAGCGTAAGAAACTAGTAAAAACATGCTGTTTGTGATGGTTTCCAAAAGCAATCAAAACATTATCTAAAACTGTTAAATCTTTAAAGAGACGGATATTTTGGAAAGTACGTCCAAGTCCCAAAGAGGCAATCTTATAAGGTGATTTCCCATTCAAAAGGTGACCATCTAGGGTTACTGTTCCCTCGCTTGGTTCATAAACACCGGTCAAAAGGTTGAAAAGGGTGGTTTTCCCAGCTCCGTTTGGACCGATTAATCCAACCAGTTCCCCTTCGTTCAATTCAAGAGTCACATCTCCAACAGCTGTTAGACCACCAAAATGTTTGGTTAACTGTTTTACTTCAAGTAATGCCATTAGTTTTGTTCCTCCTTCTTAGATTTTTTAAAGAAACGTGATAGGCTCAGTTCCCACGTTCCAAGGAGTCCACCTGGTCTGAAAATCATTACCAATACCAAGGCCAAAGCGTAAATAATCATACGCACACTAGCAACATCTTGGAGAAGCATATTTAAAATTCCCAGAACAATAGCCGAAACAATCGCACCTGTAATGGAACCGAGTCCACCAAATACAACAATAATCAAAACGTTGATTGAGTTGATGAAGGTGTAATCTTTCGGTACAACAGACCCGATAAATCCTGCCTGAAGTGACCCAGCAATACTTGCAGTAATGGCACCAAAGACAAAAGCGATGATTTTAATTTTAGTCGTATTAACCCCAACTGACTCAGCAGCGATTTCATCTTCACGAACAGAGAGGGTTGAACGACCAATTGGGCTACGCAAGAAGTTCAAGGTTGCAATGGTTGTAATCACGACAAAGAAGTAAACCATTTGCCAAGTTGTAAAGTTAGGAATCCCTAAAATACCTGCCGCACCATTTGTAAGGCTTCCACCATTGATGATAAAGATACGGATAATTTCAGAAACACCTAGAGTTGCTACCGCAAGATAGTCCCCCTTCAAGCGCAAGGTTGGAATGCCGACAAGTAAGGCAACTGCTCCTGAAAGCAAAGCCCCTACAAGCATAGCTCCAAAGAAGGCACCGTAGGTTGGTGATTTAGAACCAATAATAGCTGCTGCATAGGCACCAATCGCCATGAAACCAGCATGACCAAGTGAAAATTGTCCTGAAAAACCAACGATTAAGTTGAGACCAACAGCCAAAATAATATTAATTCCAATTTGTTGTAAAATCTGTACATAGAATAGATTAAGTACTCCGACTGAAACCAGTACACTAATCAAGCTATAGCCAGCTAACAAAAGGAGTAACCATAGAATATTAACTTTTAAATTTTCCTTCATCGTTTACACCTTCTCTTTCACATTCTTACCAAGGATACCAGCTGGGCGGACAATCAAGATCAACAACAAGATTCCATAAACAATGGCATCACGGAAATCTGACATCCCAAAGGCAGTCGCAAAGGTTTCCAATAGACCAATCACAAAGCCACCAAGAGCCGCACCAGGAATAATTCCGATACCACCAAGTACTGCGGCAACGAAAGATTTAAGACCTGGAGTAACCCCCATCAAAGGCTCAAGAGAGTTATAATAAAGAGCAATCAGAACACCAGCCGCACCCGCAAGAGCAGAACCCAAAGCGAAGGTAAAGCTAATCGTACGGTTTACATTGATCCCCATCAATTGCGCCGCGTCGCTATCTACTGATACTGCACGCATGGCTTTCCCCATCTTAGTCTTTTGGACAATGACTTGTAACAAAATCATCAAAATCAAGGAAATGCCCAAAATCATTAACTGCACATTTGTTAAGCTAATTGGTCCCAAATCATATCGAACTGTTTGAATCGCTTGAGGGAAGGCACGGGTATTGGCACCAACCAGATAGACCATTCCATACTCCAATAGGAAAGAAACCCCAATAGCCGTAATCAAAACAGCAATACGAGTAGAGTGGCGCAAAGGTCGGTAAGCAAGAAACTCAATCACGACACCAAGAATAGCTGTCGCTAGCATAGCTACAATAAGCGCTACAAAGAAATTCATTTGGAAAGAATTGATCAAGAAATAACCGATAAAGGCTCCCATCATATAAATATCACCATGGGCGAAGTTGATGAGCTTGATAATTCCGTAAACCATGGTATATCCTAGGGCTAACAGCGCGTAAACACTACCTAGAATCAAACCATTTACGAGTTGTTGGAGCATAAGATTCACTCTTTCTATTTATAATTCCGAGGGGTTTCCCTCACTTTTTGATAGGTTCTTATACTCAATGAAAATCAAAGAGCAAACTAGGAAACTAGCCGCAGGTTGCTCAAAGCACTGCTTTGAGGTTGTAGATAAGACTGACGAAGTCAGTCACATATATAATCCAAGGCGACGTTGACGCAGTTTGAAGAGATTTTCGAAGAGTATTAAATATCGAAACAGGGAGTGAGTCAAAGGCTCATTCCCTATTTCAACATTTTTCTATTATGGTTTTACAACTTCTGCTACTTCAACTTTACCATTGTTCATGGTCATCATGTAAGCAGTTTTGACTGTGTTGTGGTCTGCATCGAAGCTTGTTTGACCAGTTACACCTTCAAAATCTTTTGTTTTAGCAAGGTTATCCTTGATTTCACCTGAATTTTTAGCACCTTTTGCTGCGTTTGCTACAAGGTGAACTGAATCATAAGCCAAGGCTGCAAATGTTGAAGGCTCTTCATTGTACTTAGCACGGTAAGCGTCAAGGAAGGCTTTAGCTTTAGCTGAAACTTCTACAGTAGTTGAGAAGCCTGAGATAAAGTAGATGTTTGATGCTTTTTCAGCAGTTGCTTGTTGTACAAACTCCTCACCGTTGAATCCATCACCACCAACGATTGGTTTGTCAATTCCCATGCCACGCGCTTGGTTTACAATCTTACCAGCCTCATTATAGTAACCAGGAACAACGATAGCATCAAAGTCTTTCCCTTTCATTTTTGTAAGGGCTGCTTGGAAGTCTGTGTCACCTGCTACGAAAGTTTCATCTGCAACGATTTCACCCTTGTATGACTCGCGGAAAGATTTTGCAATCCCTTTAGCATAGTCACTGGCATTGTCAGTGTAAAGAACAACTTTCTTAGCATTTAATTTTTCAGAAACATAGTTTGAGATAATTTTTCCTTGGAAGCTATCTTGGAAAGTTCCAATAAAGAGGTAATCTTGACCTTTAGTCAATCCATCTTGAGTCGCACTTGGTGAGATCAATGGAACACCTGCTTTTGTAGCGTTCGCTACCGCAGCTGCAGTCGCACCAGATGTCGCAGGTCCTACGACTGCTGATACTTTAGATTGGGTTACAAGGTTAGTTGTAACTGAAGCAGCCTCAGCTGTTTCAGACTTATTATCTTTATCGACTACTTCGATTTGTTTTCCATCGATACCACCTGCGGCATTGATTTCATCAACAGCCAATTGGGCACCTTTTTGTTCAGCTGTTCCGTATGCAGCTAAAGAACCTGATTCTTCAAAGTTAAACCCGATTTTAATTGTCTTTTCCTCTACTGAGTTACCAGCAGTGTTGACTGCTCCAGACTTCACTTCTCCACAGGCTGCAAGAAGTGCTACACTTGCAAGCGCCACAAACGATAGGGCAAATTTTTTCTTCATCTTTTTGTCTCCTTATTTCTTAAATAGTCTGTTAAGAATATACCGAATTATCAGAAAATTGTCAATGTTTTCCTTGAACTTTTTCGATGATAACGTTTTCCTATCGATAAAGATTGCCCACAAAGGGTGTTTCCAACTCTTGGATATGACAAACCCTAACTTTTTTAATAAATTTTTCCTTGCTCAAGCGTCCGACCAATTGCTCCACTTCTTGAGTTGGAACATAGAGTTGTAAGTAACGATGTTTCTTGGAATGATAGGTAATATCTCCATAATCCTGCAGTTTTTTGGCATCACGATTATAGTAAAGATAGATAATCAAGCCAGAGCGATTGACTTTTTCAAACATGATAAATCCTCTTTCTAAGAAATCTCTCCCTATTATACCAAAAAAAGCAAACCCAGTCGAGTTTGCCTTCTATCATCATTAGTTCAATGAATTGTTGGCCATAATTTCATCAATAAAGCCATATTCAAGTGTTTCATGGGCGCTCATCCAGTTATCACGTTCTGCATCTGCATGGACTTTTTCCATTGACTGACCTGAATTTTCAGCCAAGATTTTTTCCAAGGTATTACGAGTTTTGAGCAAGTGTTCTGCAGCGATACTCATATCAGTTTGTTGGGTACCACCACCTGTACCGCCCATTGGTTGGTGAATCATGTATTCAGCATTTGGAAGCATGAAACGTTTGCCTTTTGCTCCACTTGATGCGATGACAGTCCCCATAGATGCAGCCATTCCCATAACAATGGTTTGGACATCTGCCTTGATAAAGTTCATGGTATCTACGATTGCCAAACCAGCTGAAACAGAACCACCTGGTGTATTGACATAAAGGTAAATATCTTTTGTACTATCTTGGGCATCCAAGAAAAGCAATTGGGCAATAACAGAGTTAGCCATATTGTCTTCAACCGGACCTGTCAGCATAATGATGCGGTCTTTGAGAAGACGTGAGTAAATATCGTAAGAACGTTCTCCACGGCTTGTTTGTTCAATAACTACAGGAATCATTCATTTCTCCTTTTGAGTTTTAATTTTGTTGGTCAAATGACTGAAGATAAGACTATTATAATATCTTGGTCAAAAAAGGTCAAATTTTTGCTCTGCTTTCATTAGACAGAAACAAAAACCCAACCTCCTTTCGTGACTGGAAATACTTTTCCAAGTCATTCTTCTTTTCGATCTTATTTTGTACCGAACAAGCGGTCTCCAGCATCTCCAAGACCTGGAACGATATAACCGTGTTCGTTCAAACGTTCATCCAAGGCTGCTGTAAAGATTTCTACATCTGGATGAGCTTCTTGAAGGGCTTTTACACCCTCTGGAGCAGATACAAGGCAGACAAATTTGATATTTGATGCGCCACGTTTTTTAAGAGAATCAACAGCCAAGATTGCTGAGCCACCTGTTGCCAACATTGGGTCTACTACAAAAATTTGACGTTGGTCAATGTCCTCAGGCAATTTCACCAAGTATTCAACTGGTTGAAGTGTTTCTTCATCACGGTACATACCGATGTGGCCAACTTTAGCAGCTGGAACCAAGCTCAAGAGACCATCAA encodes:
- the prfB gene encoding peptide chain release factor 2 (programmed frameshift) produces the protein MDISVIRQKIDANREKLASFRGSLDLEGLEEEIAILENKMTEPDFWNDNIAAQKTSQELNELKNTYNTFHKMEELQDEVEILLDFLAEDESVHDELVAQLAELDKIMTSYEMTLLLSEPYDHNNAILEIHPGSGGTEAQDWGDMLLRMYTRYGNAKGFKVEVLDYQAGDEAGIKSVTLSFEGPNAYGLLKSEMGVHRLVRISPFDSAKRRHTSFTSVEVMPELDDTIEVEIREDDIKMDTFRSGGAGGQNVNKVSTGVRLTHIPTGIVVQSTVDRTQYGNRDRAMKMLQAKLYQMEQDKKAAEVDSLKGEKKEITWGSQIRSYVFTPYTMVKDHRTSFEVAQVDKVMDGDLDGFIDAYLKWRIS
- a CDS encoding CBS domain-containing protein, whose translation is MAVKDFMTRKVVYISPDTTVSHAADLMREQGLHRLPVIENDQLVGLVTEGTIAQASPSKATSLSIYEMNYLLNKTKVKDVMIRDVVTVSGYASLEDATYLMLKNKISILPVVDNHQVYGVITDRDVFQAFLEIAGYGEEGIRVRFVTEDEVGVLGKIVSLIVEENLNISHTVNIPRKDGKVIIEVQIDGSIDLPALKEKFEANGIQVEEIARTSAKVL
- a CDS encoding ABC transporter ATP-binding protein; its protein translation is MSMLKVENLSVHYGMIQAVRDVSFEVNEGEVVSLIGANGAGKTTILRTLSGLVRPSSGKIEFLGQEIQKMPAQKIVAGGLSQVPEGRHVFPGLTVMENLEMGAFLKKNREENQANLKKVFSRFPRLEERKNQDAATLSGGEQQMLAMGRALMSTPKLLLLDEPSMGLAPIFIQEIFDIIQDIQKQGTTVLLIEQNANKALAISDRGYVLETGKIVLSGTGKELASSEEVRKAYLGG
- a CDS encoding ABC transporter ATP-binding protein yields the protein MALLEVKQLTKHFGGLTAVGDVTLELNEGELVGLIGPNGAGKTTLFNLLTGVYEPSEGTVTLDGHLLNGKSPYKIASLGLGRTFQNIRLFKDLTVLDNVLIAFGNHHKQHVFTSFLRLPAFYKSEKELKAKALELLKIFDLDGDAETLAKNLSYGQQRRLEIVRALATEPKILFLDEPAAGMNPQETAELTELIRRIKDEFKITIMLIEHDMNLVMEVTERIYVLEYGRLIAQGTPDEIKTNKRVIEAYLGGEA
- a CDS encoding branched-chain amino acid ABC transporter permease; amino-acid sequence: MKENLKVNILWLLLLLAGYSLISVLVSVGVLNLFYVQILQQIGINIILAVGLNLIVGFSGQFSLGHAGFMAIGAYAAAIIGSKSPTYGAFFGAMLVGALLSGAVALLVGIPTLRLKGDYLAVATLGVSEIIRIFIINGGSLTNGAAGILGIPNFTTWQMVYFFVVITTIATLNFLRSPIGRSTLSVREDEIAAESVGVNTTKIKIIAFVFGAITASIAGSLQAGFIGSVVPKDYTFINSINVLIIVVFGGLGSITGAIVSAIVLGILNMLLQDVASVRMIIYALALVLVMIFRPGGLLGTWELSLSRFFKKSKKEEQN
- a CDS encoding branched-chain amino acid ABC transporter permease, whose translation is MLQQLVNGLILGSVYALLALGYTMVYGIIKLINFAHGDIYMMGAFIGYFLINSFQMNFFVALIVAMLATAILGVVIEFLAYRPLRHSTRIAVLITAIGVSFLLEYGMVYLVGANTRAFPQAIQTVRYDLGPISLTNVQLMILGISLILMILLQVIVQKTKMGKAMRAVSVDSDAAQLMGINVNRTISFTFALGSALAGAAGVLIALYYNSLEPLMGVTPGLKSFVAAVLGGIGIIPGAALGGFVIGLLETFATAFGMSDFRDAIVYGILLLILIVRPAGILGKNVKEKV
- a CDS encoding ABC transporter substrate-binding protein; translated protein: MKKKFALSFVALASVALLAACGEVKSGAVNTAGNSVEEKTIKIGFNFEESGSLAAYGTAEQKGAQLAVDEINAAGGIDGKQIEVVDKDNKSETAEAASVTTNLVTQSKVSAVVGPATSGATAAAVANATKAGVPLISPSATQDGLTKGQDYLFIGTFQDSFQGKIISNYVSEKLNAKKVVLYTDNASDYAKGIAKSFRESYKGEIVADETFVAGDTDFQAALTKMKGKDFDAIVVPGYYNEAGKIVNQARGMGIDKPIVGGDGFNGEEFVQQATAEKASNIYFISGFSTTVEVSAKAKAFLDAYRAKYNEEPSTFAALAYDSVHLVANAAKGAKNSGEIKDNLAKTKDFEGVTGQTSFDADHNTVKTAYMMTMNNGKVEVAEVVKP
- a CDS encoding YlbG family protein — protein: MFEKVNRSGLIIYLYYNRDAKKLQDYGDITYHSKKHRYLQLYVPTQEVEQLVGRLSKEKFIKKVRVCHIQELETPFVGNLYR
- the clpP gene encoding ATP-dependent Clp protease proteolytic subunit ClpP — translated: MIPVVIEQTSRGERSYDIYSRLLKDRIIMLTGPVEDNMANSVIAQLLFLDAQDSTKDIYLYVNTPGGSVSAGLAIVDTMNFIKADVQTIVMGMAASMGTVIASSGAKGKRFMLPNAEYMIHQPMGGTGGGTQQTDMSIAAEHLLKTRNTLEKILAENSGQSMEKVHADAERDNWMSAHETLEYGFIDEIMANNSLN
- the upp gene encoding uracil phosphoribosyltransferase; its protein translation is MGKIEVINHPLIQHKLSILRRTDTSTKAFRELVDEIAMLMGYEVLRDLPLEDVEIETPITKTVQKQLAGKKLAIVPILRAGIGMVDGLLSLVPAAKVGHIGMYRDEETLQPVEYLVKLPEDIDQRQIFVVDPMLATGGSAILAVDSLKKRGASNIKFVCLVSAPEGVKALQEAHPDVEIFTAALDERLNEHGYIVPGLGDAGDRLFGTK